In Stenotrophomonas sp. ASS1, the following proteins share a genomic window:
- a CDS encoding response regulator transcription factor yields the protein MSPTPIDASVPAARVLVIDDETQIRRFLDISLRAQGYQVRQAATGQEGLQLAASEDMDLVILDIGLPDMEGHEVLEQLRQWSQVPVIMLTVRAGEAEKVRALDTGANDYVTKPFGTQELMARVRALLRTRSVPSDGTPPVFDDGHLHVDLVRREVALDGEPVALTRKEYALLSLLLRNAGRVVTQPQILQEIWGPTHQHDTHYLRILVGKLRHKLGDSALDSRYLFTEPGVGLRFKG from the coding sequence ATGAGCCCGACCCCGATTGATGCCAGCGTGCCGGCCGCGCGCGTGCTGGTGATCGATGATGAAACCCAGATCCGCCGGTTCCTGGACATCAGCCTGCGCGCGCAGGGCTACCAGGTGCGGCAGGCCGCCACCGGCCAGGAAGGCCTGCAGCTGGCCGCCAGCGAGGACATGGATCTGGTGATCCTGGATATCGGCCTGCCGGACATGGAAGGCCACGAGGTGCTGGAACAACTGCGGCAGTGGAGCCAGGTGCCGGTGATCATGCTGACCGTGCGTGCCGGCGAGGCGGAGAAGGTGCGTGCGCTGGATACCGGCGCGAATGACTACGTGACCAAGCCGTTCGGCACGCAGGAGCTGATGGCGCGGGTGCGGGCGCTGCTGCGCACGCGCAGCGTGCCCAGTGATGGCACGCCGCCGGTATTCGACGATGGCCACCTGCATGTGGACCTGGTCCGCCGTGAAGTGGCGCTGGATGGCGAGCCGGTAGCGTTGACCCGCAAGGAGTACGCGCTGCTGTCGCTGCTGCTGCGCAACGCCGGGCGGGTGGTGACCCAGCCACAGATCCTGCAGGAGATCTGGGGCCCGACCCACCAGCACGACACCCATTACCTGCGCATCCTGGTCGGCAAGCTGCGGCACAAGCTGGGCGATTCAGCGCTGGATTCGCGCTACCTGTTCACCGAACCGGGCGTGGGCTTGCGGTTCAAGGGGTAG